CGGTTCGCCGAAAGCGTCCAGGCCGCGGCCACGGTCCGGCAACGATCCGAACCTCACCGCAGGCTCTACTATCCACGCACCTCAGACCGTGTTTTGCGACGTCGAACAACGGGTATTGCGATGGCGGAAGTGTCAGGGTGCCGCGACGTGTGGAGTGAAAATGAACGCCTTGGGATGGATGAAGGCAAAGAAGACACGCCGGTGGCCGGTGGGCCTGACCCCACCGCTTGCCCGGTTTCTTGGTGCTGCTGCGCTGACAGCAGCCGCCGCGCTCAGCCCGCCGCTCGGTTTTTCCCCCGCCTTCGGTGCTTCGTGCCCGGACATTCAAGTGGTGTTTGCCCGGGGCACGATGGAGCCGCCCGGCATCGGCGGAACCGGGCAGGCATTCGTCGACGCACTGAGTTCGCGAATCGGTAACAAGCCGATCGATGTGTATGCCGTCAATTACCCTGCCAGTCTTGACTTCCCGACCGCGGTCGACGGCGTCATCGACGCGGGCAACCATCTCATCTCGATGACCCGGAACTGTCCGAACACCAAGATGGTATTGGGCGGGTACTCCCAGGGAGCCGCTGTTACCGGCTATGTCACCGCGGACACCATCCCCGCCGGCTACACCCCGCCGGCAGGCATCACCGGGCCGCTGCCGGCGGAGGTGGCGGAACATGTCGCCGCGGTCGCGTTGTTCGGCAAGCCATCGAACGCCTGGCTGGAGGCGCACGACGCACCGCCGATCACCATCGGCCATCGCTATTCAGCCAAGACCATCGAACTGTGTGCCGAGGGCGACCCGATCTGCTCCCCGGACGGCACGGACAACGCCGCGCACGCCGTGTATTCGGTGAACGGCATGGAAGGCCAGGCCGCCGACTTCGTTGCGCGTCGCCTGGGCGCGGGATGGGACAGCTCGAACCAGCCGTCCTGACCCGCTCGGCTGACCTCCAGCACAGCACGCGTCCCGGTAGGCGCCGATGTGGCCCTGCTAAGCACTGCGCTTAGCGGGCCCGCGCGCGACGGTTGGCCTTCTTGATCGCGTCGACGAGTTCGGATTTGCTCATCGTCGACCGCCCGCGCACATCCAGTCGGCGGGCCACGTCGAGCAGGTGCTTTTTGCTGGCGTTGGCGTCAACGCCTTCCGCCGACGGAGCCGTGTTCCGCGGGCCCCCGCGCTCGGCGGCCTTGTCAGAGGGGCCTTTCCGCTTCTTAGGCTCCCAATGGTCGCCGACTTTCTCGAACTCGTGCTTGAGTGCGGCATAGCCCACCCGGTGGGCCCGCTGCTCGCTGCCGTACTGCTTGGCGGCGGCGTCGTGCGCTTTCGCGAATGTCCGTTGCGCCTTGGCGCTAGAGCGCTGCAAGGTGCTGGGCAGCTCGCTTTTTTTGGCCCTGCCGCCTTTGGTTGTCTTGGGCATCAAAACCTCCGATCGTTGTGCTGTTACCTCATCCCTGCGTGGACTGCTGGGCCTTGGCGTAGGCCAGTTGGAGAAAATCGGCGCCGGCCAAAGCGCTAAAGCTGCCCGCAATCAGCCGGGTCAGCCGCGGGGCAAAGATCAAGCCGACGACGAACGCGGTGGCCACCCACATGTCCAGGCAGAACGGACACGTCATCAGCTCGCCCAGGCTGTGGCGCGGTTGGCTGTCGTGCCGGCTTTCTTCCTGCACCTCGGCGGGACCACCACTGCCCGCGTAGTGGGTAAACGGTGCACGCAACGGGCTGGTCACCGAGTCCTTGGCCAGCGTCCGCGAAAGTTTGTGGGCACCAACCGTGATCGTGATCAGGTCTTGAAAGTGCCACCGGTCGGGCAGCCTGCGACCGGTCGCCGCGGCGATCACCGCCGTCAAGGCCACCAGCGCGGCGTAGATGCCCAAGACGGCCAGGTATCCGCGCAGCGGCCGCGGGTTGTCCCGGCGATAGGCGTCGGCTTCCTGCCGCGCACGCTCGGCCGCCCCCGCGGCGGCTTGGCGTAACTCACTCACCGGCACTCCTTCGTCGGCGGCTGCTCCCGGACGCCGGTTACCCGAAGTCGACGCCCGGCAATCCCGCGCCGTCCGCCGCCGGCCCGTGGCGGTTGTTTCCGGGGACGTCGCCGGGGTATCTGTCGGAGTACCTGATGA
This Mycobacterium xenopi DNA region includes the following protein-coding sequences:
- a CDS encoding cutinase family protein, which produces MKAKKTRRWPVGLTPPLARFLGAAALTAAAALSPPLGFSPAFGASCPDIQVVFARGTMEPPGIGGTGQAFVDALSSRIGNKPIDVYAVNYPASLDFPTAVDGVIDAGNHLISMTRNCPNTKMVLGGYSQGAAVTGYVTADTIPAGYTPPAGITGPLPAEVAEHVAAVALFGKPSNAWLEAHDAPPITIGHRYSAKTIELCAEGDPICSPDGTDNAAHAVYSVNGMEGQAADFVARRLGAGWDSSNQPS
- a CDS encoding ChaB family protein, with amino-acid sequence MPKTTKGGRAKKSELPSTLQRSSAKAQRTFAKAHDAAAKQYGSEQRAHRVGYAALKHEFEKVGDHWEPKKRKGPSDKAAERGGPRNTAPSAEGVDANASKKHLLDVARRLDVRGRSTMSKSELVDAIKKANRRARAR
- a CDS encoding DUF1360 domain-containing protein — encoded protein: MSELRQAAAGAAERARQEADAYRRDNPRPLRGYLAVLGIYAALVALTAVIAAATGRRLPDRWHFQDLITITVGAHKLSRTLAKDSVTSPLRAPFTHYAGSGGPAEVQEESRHDSQPRHSLGELMTCPFCLDMWVATAFVVGLIFAPRLTRLIAGSFSALAGADFLQLAYAKAQQSTQG